From one Rosa rugosa chromosome 4, drRosRugo1.1, whole genome shotgun sequence genomic stretch:
- the LOC133745050 gene encoding disease resistance protein At4g27190-like, whose protein sequence is MQEIIVAFVEPLAEWTVRPICRQLSYVFHYDSNIEHLTRKVQELRDKRERVNLEMKPAREASQIIGPGVDRWLGDVDKIIQEKETSFSEETVAGKTACCNGWLPNLKCRHSLGRKAKKMTDEVDKLLANEPRTIAHPALHPEVEFQPTEDLLHEGGSSSEASNQEQLPACEGKNINFDSRRSTIRDVMEALKGNQFNPIIICGMGGIGKTTLMGQIFEKAKEEGLFDEYTKATIKESLDKAPDVIQIQGELAEYLGKKILEDEKERGPRASKLRQRLSQGNKKILVMLDNVSTTTSDLLWEIGIPPSCKLLVTSRQQDLFKDMDRRKNFSIDGLPDRDAWSLFKKTAGSAIESDLELHVVAEKVLEECAGLPIAISTIGTALKGESIAIWKNALKELEKANPENVPGVIEHVYGKIKFSYECLRNEEAKSCFLLCCIFEESADIPIEDLVRYGLGLELFKGIDSMVEGRNRMETLVQTLKSRFLLLDSDDKPEFVRMHDVVHDVAVYIASEEFVEKKNDGVEKRIVVRDKAKTVKLMDWPAKNSVAEKSTYCTSLSIKGLCRLLLLRTLPLTGIPLEPPPTILSRMKDITVLVIESMSPLSLLPSLPVLKNLHTLCLDVCDLKCDVSIIGELRTLVILSLCGSDIEQLPDTFKNLSNLRFLDLSICSELKIIPPGVISSLSRLEELYMWHSFEDWVVEKLASIETTNWISQLEAEERVDESEEVDYRETSLDTWKRFNRLAVEQPANIGNQFRKEVQGLDRANDEHTRWANSMDWKTGILAELLSLSHLTTLEVVLPPVNKLLTSNLFNKLERFKIFIGWKQHILWDLKHDGNYLRVHDLDGSAVMGGGITLLLKKTSILEFRMKNLTEPQALNVLDTMLMKLTMRTNSWGSWEGSL, encoded by the exons ATGCAAGAGATTATTGTAGCATTTGTTGAACCATTGGCAGAATGGACAGTGAGACCAATTTGTCGACAGTTGAGTTATGTGTTTCACTACGACAGCAACATTGAGCATCTCACCAGAAAGGTTCAGGAACTCCGTGACAAAAGAGAAAGAGTAAACCTGGAGATGAAACCTGCGAGAGAAGCTTCACAGATTATTGGTCCCGGAGTTGATCGCTGGCTCGGTGATGTAGACAAGATCATACAGGAAAAGGAGACGAGTTTCAGTGAAGAAACTGTAGCAGGAAAGACAGCGTGCTGTAATGGGTGGCTTCCAAATTTGAAGTGCCGTCATTCTTTGGGAAGGAAAGCTAAGAAGATGACTGATGAGGTGGATAAACTCCTTGCTAATGAACCCAGGACTATAGCGCATCCTGCTCTTCATCCAGAGGTGGAATTCCAACCCACAGAGGACTTATTGCATGAAGGTGGCAGCTCCTCAGAAGCATCAAACCAAGAACAGCTACCTGCGTGTGAaggaaaaaatattaattttgatTCAAGAAGATCAACCATTAGAGATGTGATGGAAGCTCTCAAGGGGAATCAATTCAATCCGATTATCATATGCGGCATGGGCGGCATTGGGAAGACAACATTGATGGGGCAAATTTTTGAGAAAGCGAAGGAAGAGGGTCTGTTCGATGAGTATACAAAGGCAACCATTAAGGAATCTCTTGACAAAGCTCCTGACGTGATTCAGATTCAAGGTGAACTTGCAGAATATCTAGGCAAGAAGATCCTTGAGGACGAAAAAGAGAGAGGTCCAAGAGCAAGTAAGCTACGTCAAAGATTATCTCAAGGCAACAAGAAGATCCTTGTAATGTTAGACAATGTTTCAACAACAACCTCAGACCTTTTGTGGGAAATAGGGATTCCCCCTAGTTGTAAACTTCTGGTCACATCAAGACAACAAGATCTATTCAAGGACATGGACAGAAGAAAGAACTTCTCAATTGATGGTTTGCCAGATAGAGATGCCTGGAGTCTATTTAAGAAGACAGCAGGAAGTGCCATCGAATCTGATCTCGAGTTGCATGTTGTAGCAGAAAAGGTTCTGGAGGAATGTGCTGGGTTGCCAATTGCAATTTCAACTATTGGAACGGCACTAAAAGGTGAAAGCATTGCAATTTGGAAGAATGCACTAAAGGAACTAGAAAAGGCTAACCCAGAAAACGTTCCAGGAGTGATAGAACATGTGTATGGTAAAATAAAGTTCAGCTATGAATGTTTACGAAACGAGGAAGCCAAATCATGTTTTTTGCTGTGTTGCATATTTGAAGAAAGCGCTGATATACCAATCGAAGATTTGGTTAGATACGGGCTTGGGCTTGAGCTCTTTAAAGGCATTGATTCAATGGTTGAAGGAAGAAACCGTATGGAAACATTGGTTCAGACACTTAAAAGTCGCTTTTTATTGTTAGACAGTGATGATAAGCCAGAATTTGTGAGAATGCATGATGTGGTGCATGATGTAGCCGTATATATAGCCTCTGAAGAGTTtgtagaaaagaaaaatgatggggttgaaaagagaattgtgGTGAGAGACAAAGCAAAAACTGTGAAATTGATGGATTGGCCTGCTAAGAATAGTGTTGCTGAGAAATCTACTTATTGCACTTCACTGAGTATCAAGGGGCTTTGTCGGCTTTTACTGTTGAGAACTCTACCTTTAACTGGAATTCCATTGGAGCCTCCACCCACAATTTTAAGTAGAATGAAAGATATCACGGTTCTAGTAATTGAGAGTATGTCTCCATTGTCACTACTGCCATCACTTCCAGTTTTGAAAAACCTTCATACACTGTGTCTAGATGTGTGCGATCTCAAGTGTGATGTATCTATAATTGGGGAGCTAAGGACACTCGTGATACTCAGTTTGTGTGGATCCGACATTGAACAGTTGCCTGATACATTCAAAAATTTGTCTAATCTGAGATTTCTTGATTTGTCCATATGTAGTGAGCTAAAAATAATACCACCAGGTGTTATATCAAGTTTATCCCGACTAGAAGAATTGTACATGTGGCATAGCTTCGAGGATTGGGTAGTTGAGAAACTAGCCTCGATTGAAACAACCAATTGGATCTCTCAATTGGAGGCTGAGGAGAGAGTTGATGAATCCGAAGAAGTGGACTATCGGGAAACGTCACTGGACACGTGGAAGAGATTCAACAGATTGGCGGTTGAGCAACCAGCAAACATAGGAAACCAGTTTAGAAAAGAGGTTCAAGGTCTGGACAGAGCAAACGATGAGCACACAAGGTGGGCTAACTCCATGGACTGGAAAACTGGGATACTTGCAGAGTTACTTTCCTTGTCCCATTTGACTACTTTAGAAGTTGTTCTGCCACCAGTTAATAAGCTTCTAACCAGTAATCTATTTAACAAGCTCGAAAGATTTAAGATCTTTATAGGATGGAAGCAGCATATACTTTGGGACTTGAAGCATGATGGCAACTACTTGAGAGTTCACGATCTTGACGGAAGCGCTGTTATGGGTGGTGGAATCACTTTGTTGCTAAAGAAAACCAGCATTCTTGAGTTCAGAATGAAGAATTTAACAGAACCTCAAGCTCTGAATGTCTTAGATACG ATGCTGATGAAGCTAACTATGCGCACAAATTCCTGGGGTTCCTGGGAAGGAAGCCTCTGA
- the LOC133707029 gene encoding uncharacterized protein LOC133707029 produces MTLVKPTTPHSSSGIFPVLNSLEISYARRLKEIFHGELPTGSLKEIRSLKIEFCSSLEGIFAFEDDEEMFNFQSLTELTLSTLPSFTGISKYISNGSEWLLEDISPEQSDIIIQPLFDTKVHFPVLTKVYIISLNLKEIWNSQLSAESFCELKYLGVTGCHKLLRLVPTHMQNRLQKLECIYTSYCSSLEEIFEFRRLTVDDEGDAAALTISESRNQSRQAFQNLREISIFSCESLRTLLSPSIARGLVKLQRLKIKDCEKIEEIVAAAEGEETEDDNLFPQLCTLTLEDLPNLSSFSQGRYNFKWPLVKDIKVLKCYNMKRFCLGSLSTPKEVKIDVQGASKSVLQVLNNSRNRI; encoded by the exons ATGACCCTTGTGAAACCTACTACTCCACATAGCAGCAGCGGCATCTTTCCTGTTTTGAATTCACTGGAGATCAGTTACGCAAGGAGACTGAAAGAGATTTTTCATGGTGAGCTGCCAACGGGGTCTCTCAAGGAAATACGAAGTTTGAAAATAGAATTCTGCTCCTCCTTGGAAGGGATTTTTGCctttgaagatgatgaagagatgTTCAACTTCCAAAGTCTGACAGAATTGACTCTCTCAACACTACCAAGCTTCACGGGGATAAGCAAATATATCTCTAACGGGTCGGAATGGCTACTAGAAGACATAAGCCCAGAACAATCTGACATCATCATACAACCTCTGTTCGATACCAAG GTTCATTTCCCAGTCTTGACAAAAGTATACATTATCTCCTTGAACCTAAAAGAGATATGGAACAGCCAACTTTCTGCAGAATCCTTCTGTGAACTAAAATATCTAGGGGTGACCGGATGTCACAAACTATTGCGTTTGGTACCAACACATATGCAAAATAGATTGCAGAAATTGGAGTGCATATACACATCGTACTGTTCTTCTCTGGAAGAGATTTTTGAATTTAGAAGATTGACTGTCGATGATGAAGGGGATGCTGCTGCTTTAACAATTTCTGAGTCAAGGAATCAATCTCGTCAAGCATTTCAGAATCTTAGAGAGATATCAATTTTTTCTTGTGAAAGTTTGAGAACTCTGCTCTCTCCCTCAATTGCCAGAGGTCTTGTGAAGCTCCAAAGACTAAAGATAAAAGACTGCGAGAAGATTGAAGAAATAGTAGCAGCAGCAGAGGGTGAAGAAACAGAGGATGACAACTTGTTCCCTCAGCTATGTACTTTGACTCTTGAGGATCTACCAAATCTCTCAAGCTTTTCGCAAGGCAGATATAATTTCAAATGGCCACTAGTGAAAGACATAAAAGTCCTCAAATGCTACAATATGAAGAGGTTTTGTTTAGGATCCCTCAGCACACCAAAGGAAGTGAAAATAGATGTCCAAGGTGCCAGTAAGAGTGTTTTGCAGGTGCTCAATAACAGTAGAAACAGAATCTGA